The Fictibacillus arsenicus genome contains a region encoding:
- the murA gene encoding UDP-N-acetylglucosamine 1-carboxyvinyltransferase: MEKIIVRGGRRLEGSVRVEGAKNAVLPVIAASILASRGTSTIKEVPTLADVFTINEVLRYLNIDVAFENGQIHVDATSELKTEAPFEYVRKMRASFLVMGPLLARVGLSRIALPGGCAIGSRPIDQHLKGFEAMGATVKIGNGFIEAKIDGRLQGAKIYLDFPSVGATENIMMAATLAEGTTVIENAAKEPEIVCLANYLNAMGATVIGAGTGTIRIVGAEELAGAEHTVVPDRIEAGTYMVAAAITQGDVLIENAIAEHLRPLIAKMEEMGVQIHEEGQGLRVRGPRELKPVDIKTMPHPGFPTDLQSQMMALLLRANGTSVITETVFENRFMHVEEFRRMNGDIKIEGRSSVINGPVNLQGAEVASTDLRAGAALVLAGLVAEGYTRVTELKHIDRGYVDFTGKLAALGADIERVNEGVETTPAKEQSLKSNLA; the protein is encoded by the coding sequence TTGGAAAAAATCATTGTCCGTGGTGGTAGGCGGTTAGAGGGCTCTGTACGAGTTGAGGGAGCTAAGAATGCCGTACTTCCTGTCATCGCAGCATCCATTTTAGCCAGTAGAGGCACGAGTACTATAAAAGAGGTGCCCACTCTTGCTGATGTTTTTACAATTAATGAAGTATTACGCTATTTAAATATTGATGTAGCATTCGAAAATGGGCAGATCCATGTAGACGCTACAAGTGAATTAAAGACAGAAGCACCATTTGAGTATGTCCGTAAAATGAGAGCATCATTCCTAGTGATGGGACCTTTGCTTGCTCGTGTAGGACTATCTCGTATTGCACTTCCTGGAGGTTGCGCAATCGGATCACGTCCGATCGATCAGCATCTTAAAGGTTTCGAAGCAATGGGTGCTACAGTAAAGATCGGCAACGGCTTTATCGAAGCTAAAATCGACGGCCGCTTGCAAGGCGCTAAAATTTATTTAGACTTCCCAAGTGTAGGAGCTACTGAGAACATCATGATGGCAGCAACACTTGCTGAAGGAACAACCGTTATTGAAAATGCAGCAAAAGAACCAGAAATCGTTTGTTTAGCTAACTACCTAAATGCTATGGGTGCTACTGTAATTGGTGCAGGTACAGGCACAATCCGCATCGTAGGAGCAGAAGAGCTAGCTGGTGCTGAGCATACTGTTGTACCAGACCGTATCGAAGCAGGAACTTATATGGTAGCTGCAGCAATTACACAAGGTGACGTGTTAATTGAAAATGCTATCGCAGAACACTTACGTCCTTTGATCGCAAAAATGGAAGAGATGGGTGTTCAGATTCATGAAGAAGGCCAAGGACTTCGTGTTCGCGGACCTCGTGAATTAAAGCCTGTTGATATTAAAACAATGCCTCACCCAGGATTCCCGACTGATCTTCAGTCGCAAATGATGGCACTATTGCTTCGTGCAAACGGAACGAGTGTTATTACGGAAACTGTGTTTGAAAACCGCTTCATGCACGTGGAAGAATTCCGCCGCATGAATGGTGACATTAAAATTGAAGGCCGTTCTTCTGTAATCAACGGACCTGTAAATCTTCAAGGTGCTGAGGTTGCTTCAACTGATCTTCGCGCAGGTGCTGCTTTAGTACTTGCTGGGCTTGTTGCAGAAGGTTATACTCGCGTAACTGAATTGAAGCACATTGACCGCGGATACGTTGATTTTACTGGAAAACTTGCTGCATTAGGTGCTGACATCGAGCGTGTAAACGAAGGTGTGGAAACAACACCAGCGAAAGAGCAATCATTAAAAAGTAATTTAGCATAA
- a CDS encoding YwmB family TATA-box binding protein — MKKWTMTITAILLIIMVSSGYAKDDKTNEVAHIIDVLKEKGAEPDKWTMYFNGELGFTSKGLGYLKQAEELKRNYPEFSWAEGEDDAGHYKMTGKFQHDEIGLTEKVTIITYPQKEQTASYFIYAVEGLVNTNQNWKEIRRLLDDRIEDSVGGNPKIFSCVTGTYGDKMVVDLYSQANELVQAFSGVSVEELKEETFVSLSAYTGQWEQAIYTGHQNKMNLQVALRSEELGSKTTVTIGTPIITSEY; from the coding sequence ATGAAAAAATGGACAATGACGATTACAGCAATTTTGCTTATTATTATGGTTTCATCTGGATACGCAAAAGACGATAAAACAAATGAAGTAGCACATATAATAGACGTTTTAAAAGAAAAAGGTGCAGAACCTGACAAATGGACCATGTATTTTAATGGAGAATTAGGTTTTACATCTAAAGGACTAGGGTATTTAAAACAAGCAGAAGAGCTTAAGCGTAATTATCCTGAATTTAGCTGGGCGGAAGGTGAAGATGATGCCGGACATTACAAAATGACCGGGAAGTTTCAGCATGATGAAATAGGTCTAACTGAGAAGGTGACCATCATCACATACCCCCAAAAAGAACAAACTGCATCGTATTTTATTTATGCGGTTGAAGGACTTGTAAATACAAATCAGAATTGGAAAGAAATTCGACGCTTGTTGGATGACCGTATTGAAGATTCTGTAGGAGGAAATCCCAAAATTTTCTCTTGTGTTACCGGTACATACGGTGATAAAATGGTGGTTGATTTGTATTCGCAAGCAAATGAATTGGTACAAGCTTTTTCTGGAGTTTCTGTCGAGGAATTAAAGGAAGAGACGTTTGTGTCACTATCTGCATATACTGGACAGTGGGAACAAGCGATTTATACCGGTCATCAAAATAAAATGAATCTTCAGGTGGCGTTAAGATCTGAAGAATTGGGCAGTAAAACTACTGTCACAATTGGCACACCAATAATTACGTCTGAATATTAA
- a CDS encoding DUF1146 family protein, whose product MIPVGQQALLHIIVHLLFLVIAWWAMQAIHFDKWIKKGKVMQARVLYILMVISLASLASDFFLKYLQYSTNLSQLFG is encoded by the coding sequence ATGATTCCAGTAGGACAACAGGCTTTATTACATATAATCGTACATTTATTATTTCTTGTTATTGCTTGGTGGGCAATGCAGGCGATTCACTTTGACAAATGGATCAAAAAAGGCAAAGTTATGCAGGCTAGAGTGCTCTACATTTTAATGGTCATCAGTCTTGCAAGTCTAGCCAGTGATTTCTTTTTGAAGTATCTACAGTATTCCACCAATCTTAGTCAATTATTTGGTTAA
- a CDS encoding lmo0937 family membrane protein: MLWTIAAILLVLWLLGFLFDVAGGIIHILLVIAVIVFLLNFFKGRKMK, translated from the coding sequence ATGCTTTGGACAATAGCCGCAATTTTATTAGTATTATGGCTGCTAGGTTTTCTTTTCGACGTCGCAGGCGGAATCATCCATATTCTTCTCGTCATCGCTGTGATCGTCTTCCTATTGAACTTCTTTAAAGGCAGAAAAATGAAATAG